The sequence GGTTTTTAGAAAATTACACTTCATGCCTGCACAAGACGCAATCAATCTACACTTTGTTGCGATGAATAATAGAATCGTTTCATCACATAATTCATTGTAGGTAATTTTCCATTCTGCTACTGGTGAGCAACTCCATGctgcataaaataaaacaaaattataccTGGATTGATACACCAAAATTATTGCCATCTTCTATTCTTGGGATCAACAACTGCACCCACATCTTGAcctaaaacatacacaaacaatcaacaagtaaaatgaaacaaaatgccCTGTAGGACTGTATAATGATAATATCTGCTGCGATCATGGACCTACAGTGTTGCACTTCTCTATGAGGGTTCTGATCTCAGGCTTAACTCTCTCAATAAGGTCCACCAGCTTGCCATTGCTTTTCATCATTCCACCAGGCATTATATACACCTTGGTTCCACCAACTACATACACAAGAGGAGAATGCATTGTAACATGCGATAGACTTTCAGAACAAAAGCCACCGAGAATACACACTGCAGATCTCACCTTTGTCATCTCCAGTACCATCTTCAAGTTTTCTCTTCTTGGCATTTTGCTGTTATTAAAGCaaagaaatgttatttaatgtGCATACTATTAAACCGGTAGTGACATTTCGATGTGATTAATTCTGAAATGAAGTAAATTGAATGAAGTATTAAACAAACTAAATCTCTTACCCCCTCAAGTCCATCATGGATGTCTGTAAGCAGAATAGGGTCCGGTACAGCCAAGTTCAACTCAGAATGGATTTCTTTCAGTTCACGGATATTTATTACAGGTTCCTGGAAATAAATGATCATTATCATTATAGTTTAATATGGATCTATAAAACTAATCACAATTTGATTTCAATTACAGGAAAGAATTTTACTTGGAAATACATAATCTCTTACCTTGAGAAACTGATCCAATTCTAATAGTTTCTTTGGGAAGAAATTTGCCACCAGATCTTCCGCCTGAATCAAAAACCAAATTAGTCACAGAAGCAACCAAAGAACTGTTTGCTATTCCGAAGACCTGTGACTTACCTCTGATGTTATTCTTTCCCTGAAAACATCAAcctagagttaaaaaaaaaaaaaagttaaacaattacagcatttggcagacgcccttaaccagagcgac is a genomic window of Tachysurus fulvidraco isolate hzauxx_2018 chromosome 8, HZAU_PFXX_2.0, whole genome shotgun sequence containing:
- the psme3 gene encoding proteasome activator complex subunit 3 → MSSLLKVDSEIKSKVDVFRERITSEAEDLVANFFPKKLLELDQFLKEPVINIRELKEIHSELNLAVPDPILLTDIHDGLEGQNAKKRKLEDGTGDDKVGGTKVYIMPGGMMKSNGKLVDLIERVKPEIRTLIEKCNTVKMWVQLLIPRIEDGNNFGVSIQEETVAELRTVEGEAASYLDQISRYYITRAKLVSKIAKYPHVEDYRRTVTEIDEKEYISLKIIVSELRNQYVTLHDMILKNIEKIKRPRSSNSDALY